From a region of the Methanobrevibacter thaueri genome:
- a CDS encoding class II glutamine amidotransferase domain-containing protein, with the protein MCGIAGVIYKDKKSHPVGKALTSMLESLQHRGPDSAGYAIYGSLDYPENYYQLNIEVQRRKGTLENLKSLLTQFSPIFEEQLIESVGSSDVYKCKIALDEYSLLKPCIREIDELENVRVINGSHSFEMIKDTGKVKEIAERFDVPSRMGTHGIGHTRFATESGVDRYHAHPYQSYIIPDITVVHNGQITNYWKIRDPLERKGHTFESFNDTECIVHYMADKLNQGYKLEEALDQAVIDLDGPFSILVGTPNGIGIAKDKLGLRPGVMAETDEIFAIASEEMALHDVIDSDQIEQIAPGETRAYTI; encoded by the coding sequence ATGTGTGGAATAGCAGGTGTAATATACAAAGATAAAAAATCCCACCCCGTGGGAAAAGCGCTGACATCAATGTTAGAGTCACTGCAACACAGGGGTCCGGATTCAGCAGGATATGCAATCTACGGCAGTTTGGATTATCCTGAAAACTATTATCAACTAAACATTGAAGTGCAAAGAAGAAAAGGTACCTTAGAGAACTTAAAATCACTCTTAACCCAATTCAGTCCAATTTTCGAAGAGCAACTAATCGAGTCTGTCGGCAGCTCAGACGTATACAAATGCAAAATAGCATTGGACGAGTATTCCCTCTTAAAACCTTGCATAAGGGAAATAGACGAACTGGAAAACGTTAGGGTCATCAACGGTTCACATTCATTTGAAATGATAAAGGATACCGGGAAAGTGAAGGAAATTGCGGAAAGGTTTGATGTACCAAGCAGGATGGGAACACATGGTATAGGACACACCCGTTTTGCAACAGAAAGCGGTGTGGACCGCTATCATGCACACCCTTATCAAAGCTACATCATACCTGACATTACCGTGGTGCACAATGGACAAATCACCAACTACTGGAAAATCAGAGACCCTCTCGAGAGAAAAGGACACACCTTCGAGTCATTCAACGATACCGAGTGCATCGTTCACTATATGGCAGACAAACTCAATCAGGGATATAAACTCGAAGAGGCATTGGATCAGGCCGTCATTGACCTTGACGGTCCGTTCTCAATATTGGTGGGAACACCAAACGGAATAGGCATTGCAAAGGACAAGCTCGGTCTCAGGCCGGGAGTGATGGCTGAAACCGATGAGATTTTCGCAATAGCTTCAGAGGAAATGGCATTGCATGATGTTATAGATTCCGACCAGATAGAACAGATCGCCCCAGGGGAAACAAGGGCTTACACCATTTAA
- a CDS encoding GltB/FmdC/FwdC-like GXGXG domain-containing protein, with protein sequence MKEYVIDAKNMDEKELNRTIKEQAVLHDKLIINNPESKHNICAGLTEDVDIQINGSAGYFVGTMVNGPRIHINGNAGWFAGDNMTKGELVIEGTAGDGAGQGIYGGTVIVKGSTGSRTGEIMKGGTVIIGGNSGFMTGLLMMGGKLIILGDVTDDVGESIMRGTIYVLGDVKSLGKNAVMEKTSLEDQKELKEILSKYDFELTDIDYTNFKKIVNIQ encoded by the coding sequence ATGAAAGAATATGTTATTGATGCAAAAAATATGGATGAAAAGGAATTGAACCGCACCATAAAGGAACAGGCGGTTTTACATGATAAACTCATTATCAACAACCCCGAATCCAAGCACAACATCTGTGCGGGCCTGACTGAAGATGTGGATATCCAAATCAACGGTTCTGCAGGATATTTTGTCGGAACAATGGTTAACGGACCAAGAATACACATCAACGGAAACGCAGGATGGTTCGCCGGAGACAACATGACAAAAGGAGAACTTGTCATTGAAGGAACTGCCGGCGACGGTGCAGGACAGGGAATCTACGGCGGAACTGTGATAGTAAAAGGAAGCACAGGCTCAAGAACTGGAGAAATCATGAAAGGCGGAACCGTGATAATCGGCGGAAACAGCGGATTCATGACAGGACTGCTCATGATGGGAGGCAAACTCATTATCCTGGGCGATGTGACCGATGATGTCGGCGAATCAATCATGAGAGGAACAATCTATGTTCTTGGAGATGTGAAAAGCCTTGGAAAGAACGCCGTTATGGAAAAGACCTCCCTTGAAGATCAAAAAGAGCTGAAGGAAATATTGAGCAAATACGATTTCGAACTAACTGATATAGACTATACCAACTTTAAAAAAATTGTTAATATACAATAG
- a CDS encoding Coenzyme F420 hydrogenase/dehydrogenase, beta subunit C-terminal domain: MSERRIAMVGTPCEIMAASKLQHYTDSPIDVKLGLFCMENFSYKYFVNLLKEYDLKMDDIEKFQIEKGYVFLLLKTKETVKIPLSVAKRIIRKNCNICVELTSETSDISIGSIGSEEGWSTLIIRTEKGEEIVKGAIKQKFIEAKELTESQFKLLNGIAHGKINRNLETIERREFLARPVLYQRNKSDDSINKEISEANFLDLKSNVVDIGACVLCGACEYVCPDNLIKIDDTKPIMKGECPEDCHACFAVCPRTYSPEDLRNDNSKAIGDFIKVLTVKSLKHTQGQDGSIVTTLLDYLLTNDIVTDALIVDKQDHLAWKPYAKLTNAIDEVVKSGGTKYSVCPVFKPLNDVEEEVH; this comes from the coding sequence ATGAGCGAACGTAGAATAGCCATGGTTGGAACACCATGCGAGATTATGGCAGCATCAAAACTGCAACATTATACAGATAGCCCTATTGATGTTAAACTGGGCTTATTTTGTATGGAAAACTTCTCATACAAATACTTTGTAAATCTCTTGAAGGAATATGACCTGAAAATGGATGATATCGAGAAATTCCAAATAGAGAAAGGATACGTATTCCTATTATTGAAAACCAAAGAAACAGTTAAAATTCCTTTATCCGTAGCTAAAAGGATTATCAGGAAAAACTGCAACATATGTGTTGAATTGACCTCAGAAACCTCCGACATTTCAATTGGTTCAATTGGATCTGAAGAGGGATGGTCAACATTGATAATCAGAACCGAAAAAGGTGAGGAAATAGTAAAAGGAGCGATAAAACAGAAATTTATCGAAGCCAAGGAACTTACAGAATCACAATTCAAATTACTGAATGGCATTGCACATGGAAAAATAAACAGGAATCTTGAAACAATCGAAAGAAGGGAATTTTTGGCAAGGCCTGTGCTATACCAGAGAAACAAGTCAGACGACTCAATCAACAAGGAGATTTCAGAGGCCAATTTCCTGGATTTAAAATCAAATGTTGTCGATATTGGAGCATGCGTGCTCTGTGGAGCTTGCGAGTACGTCTGTCCGGACAATCTGATAAAAATCGATGACACAAAACCTATAATGAAAGGAGAATGTCCTGAAGATTGCCATGCATGCTTTGCAGTCTGTCCTAGGACCTATTCACCTGAAGACTTACGAAATGACAATTCAAAAGCAATTGGTGACTTCATTAAAGTGTTAACCGTCAAATCACTGAAACATACTCAAGGTCAGGACGGTTCAATAGTCACAACATTGCTGGACTATCTATTGACCAATGATATTGTGACAGACGCACTTATTGTTGACAAGCAGGATCATCTGGCCTGGAAACCTTATGCAAAATTGACAAATGCAATTGACGAGGTTGTCAAATCCGGAGGGACAAAATATTCCGTCTGTCCTGTGTTCAAACCACTGAACGATGTGGAAGAGGAGGTGCATTAA